The Tigriopus californicus strain San Diego chromosome 5, Tcal_SD_v2.1, whole genome shotgun sequence genome includes a region encoding these proteins:
- the LOC131880640 gene encoding U-scoloptoxin(01)-Cw1a-like, translating to MFKSIAIVLSACVVGYLAMPQQSPNDQSYLFADQAESLLYTPLSLSFSCEGQQYGYYADVDNGCQVFHICLPIEDDAGSVIETAQWSFICGNGTVFDQQTLTCNHEQDAFPCSEAASLYNTVEFGKIPDY from the coding sequence ATGTTCAAGAGCATCGCCATCGTCTTGAGTGCCTGCGTGGTTGGCTACTTGGCCATGCCTCAGCAATCCCCCAATGACCAATCCTACCTTTTCGCCGACCAGGCCGAGAGCCTTCTCTACACGCCTCTGTCCTTGTCCTTCTCATGTGAAGGTCAGCAATACGGCTACTATGCTGATGTGGACAACGGCTGTCAGGTGTTCCACATTTGCTTGCCCATCGAGGATGATGCCGGCAGTGTGATTGAGACCGCTCAATGGTCGTTCATCTGCGGCAACGGAACCGTGTTTGACCAACAGACCCTGACCTGCAACCACGAACAAGATGCCTTCCCTTGTAGCGAAGCCGCCTCCCTCTACAACACGGTGGAGTTCGGCAAGATCCCCGACTACTAA
- the LOC131880490 gene encoding U-scoloptoxin(01)-Cw1a-like, with product MFKSIAIVLSACVAGYLAMPQQSPNDQSYLFADQAESLLYTPLSLSFSCEGQQYGYYADVDNNCQVFHICLPIEDDFGTILETAQWSFICGNGTIFDQETLTCNHEQDAFPCSQAASLYNTVEFGKIPDY from the coding sequence ATGTTCAAGAGCATCGCCATTGTCTTGAGTGCCTGCGTGGCTGGCTACTTGGCCATGCCCCAGCAATCCCCCAACGACCAATCCTACCTTTTCGCCGACCAGGCCGAGAGCCTTCTCTACACGCCTCTGTCCTTGTCCTTCTCTTGTGAAGGTCAGCAATACGGCTACTATGCTGATGTGGATAACAACTGCCAAGTGTTCCATATCTGCTTGCCCATCGAGGATGACTTTGGCACCATCTTGGAGACTGCTCAGTGGTCGTTCATCTGCGGCAATGGAACCATCTTTGATCAAGAAACCCTGACCTGCAACCACGAACAAGATGCCTTCCCTTGCAGTCAAGCCGCTTCCCTCTACAACACGGTGGAATTCGGCAAGATCCCCGATTACTAG
- the LOC131880760 gene encoding U-scoloptoxin(01)-Cw1a-like: MFKSIVIVLSACIAGYLALPQESQSFQFPDQAETLLYTPLSLFFSCEGRDYGYYADTDNNCQVFHICLPIEDDFGTIIETAQWSFICGNGTIFDQQTLTCNHEQDALPCSEASSLYNLVEFGKIPDYLTEAVILC, translated from the coding sequence ATGTTCAAGAGCATCGTCATCGTCTTGAGTGCTTGCATCGCTGGTTACTTGGCCTTGCCACAGGAATCCCAATCCTTCCAATTCCCGGACCAAGCTGAGACCCTTCTCTACACTCCCTTGtcccttttcttctcttgtgAAGGCCGCGACTACGGTTACTACGCCGATACTGATAACAACTGCCAAGTGTTCCACATCTGCTTGCCCATCGAGGATGACTTTGGCACCATCATTGAGACTGCCCAATGGTCGTTCATCTGCGGCAATGGAACCATCTTTGACCAACAGACCCTGACTTGCAACCATGAACAAGATGCCCTTCCTTGCAGCGAGGCCAGTTCCTTATACAACCTCGTTGAGTTCGGCAAGATCCCGGATTACTTAACGGAGGCTGTGATCTTGTGTTAA
- the LOC131880759 gene encoding uncharacterized protein LOC131880759, which yields MFQCCCGSTLSIVGSASPEEVPGTKAGIEQTHHCNGLNGLNAKTNEPPKPNQLEASSIGATQASSRLFPASSSSSCPHLTADEEHGKMGRLRHDNSSTKTNDSNESILGFPNQGASPAPLSVAGSSETPSRRFFDPSRVTKTYSFKRMMSFRTSRRSNGTSTGGGVSEIPQGNHHYLPLQFSFLGQIYRKTTVRRTSSSNNTNGTTRAKFSIEPPSSPSHFQDEK from the exons ATGTTCCAATGTTGCTGTGGCTCCACGCTCTCCATAGTTGGATCAGCCTCGCCTGAAGAGGTTCCTGGGACGAAAGCCGGAATCGAACAAACCCACCACTGCAACGGACTCAATGGCTTGAATGCCAAG ACCAATGAGCCGCCCAAGCCAAACCAGCTGGAAGCATCAAGCATTGGCGCCACCCAGGCCTCATCCAGACTTTTTCCCGCCTCCAGTTCGTCCTCTTGTCCTCATTTGACCGCAGATGAGGAACATGGAAAGATGGGTCGATTACGGCATGACAACAGTAGCACAAAAACCAACGACTCGAATGAATCCATCTTGGGCTTCCCTAACCAGGGCGCCTCACCAGCCCCGCTCTCGGTGGCTGGCTCGAGCGAGACGCCTTCCCGCCGATTCTTCGATCCATCCAGGGTTACCAAAACCTACAGCTTCAAACGGATGATGAGTTTTCGGACCTCGCGCAGAAGCAATGGAACATCGACGGGTGGTGGTGTTTCCGAGATTCCTCAAGGCAATCACCACTATCTTCCTCTCCAGTTCTCTTTTCTGGGTCAAATCTATCGAAAGACCACGGTGAGAAGGACCTCGTCCTCGAACAACACAAACGGGACCACTCGGGCCAAGTTCTCTATAGAACCGCCCAGTAGTCCCAGCCACTTTCAGGATGAGAAATAA
- the LOC131880757 gene encoding autophagy protein 5-like isoform X1, which produces MADDREILRELWDGRIPTSFSLASNEVETLSAPDPYYLMLPRQTYLPIATEKVRKHFSKHVKVEHQENPMWFEFDGTPLQWHRPLGVLYDLAVMNSDGEARPPWSLVVHFDNYPHQEILRLDSPQAVEMNFMSSIKEADFIKHAGKIISTMQKKDHLQLWQGLQNDKFDQFWAVNRRLMERMSGEEGFKAIPVRIYRGDQMILQKLYKTIGPERKKRTLQDLLDEAFPDEDNSDALMVSTQGITPPRETPLQWLSEHLSYPDNFIYLCVK; this is translated from the exons ATGGCCGATGATCGCGAGATCTTGCGCGAGCTCTGGGATGGACGGATCCCCACATCTTTTAGTTTAGCCTCCAATGAGGTTGAAACCCTGAGCGCTCCGGATCCGTATTACTTGATGTTGCCACGACAGACCTATTTACCCATTGCTACCGAGAAG GTACGTAAGCACTTCTCTAAACACGTCAAAGTTGAACATCAAGAGAACCCCATGTGGTTTGAGTTTGATGGCACACCTCTCCAATGGCACCGTCCATTGGGCGTTCTCTATGATCTAGCCGTCATGAATTCTGATGGCGAAGCCAGACCCCCTTGGTCTCTGGTGGTTCACTTCGATAACTATCCTCACCAGGAAATTCTCCGTCTGGATTCGCC gCAAGCAGTAGAGATGAACTTCATGTCCAGTATCAAAGAAGCCGATTTTATTAAGCACGCTGGGAAGATCATTTCAACCATGCAAAAGAAAGATCATCTGCAGTTATGGCAAGGTCTGCAAAATG acaaatttgatcaattttgggCCGTGAACCGACGTCTCATGGAGCGAATGTCTGGCGAGGAAGGATTCAAGGCTATTCCGGTACGCATTTATCGTGGCGATCAGATGATTCTCCAGAAATTGTACAAAACCATTGGGCCGGAGCGGAAGAAGCGGACTCTCCAGGATCTCTTAGATGAAGCTTTCCCCGATGAGGATAACAGCGACGCTC TTATGGTTTCCACTCAAGGCATAACACCCCCTCGAGAAACGCCCCTCCAGTGGCTTTCTGAACATCTTAGTTATCCCGATAACTTCATCTACTTATGCGTCAAGTGA
- the LOC131880757 gene encoding autophagy protein 5-like isoform X2 produces MADDREILRELWDGRIPTSFSLASNEVETLSAPDPYYLMLPRQTYLPIATEKVRKHFSKHVKVEHQENPMWFEFDGTPLQWHRPLGVLYDLAVMNSDGEARPPWSLVVHFDNYPHQEILRLDSPQAVEMNFMSSIKEADFIKHAGKIISTMQKKDHLQLWQGLQNDKFDQFWAVNRRLMERMSGEEGFKAIPVRIYRGDQMILQKLYKTIGPERKKRTLQDLLDEAFPDEDNSDARC; encoded by the exons ATGGCCGATGATCGCGAGATCTTGCGCGAGCTCTGGGATGGACGGATCCCCACATCTTTTAGTTTAGCCTCCAATGAGGTTGAAACCCTGAGCGCTCCGGATCCGTATTACTTGATGTTGCCACGACAGACCTATTTACCCATTGCTACCGAGAAG GTACGTAAGCACTTCTCTAAACACGTCAAAGTTGAACATCAAGAGAACCCCATGTGGTTTGAGTTTGATGGCACACCTCTCCAATGGCACCGTCCATTGGGCGTTCTCTATGATCTAGCCGTCATGAATTCTGATGGCGAAGCCAGACCCCCTTGGTCTCTGGTGGTTCACTTCGATAACTATCCTCACCAGGAAATTCTCCGTCTGGATTCGCC gCAAGCAGTAGAGATGAACTTCATGTCCAGTATCAAAGAAGCCGATTTTATTAAGCACGCTGGGAAGATCATTTCAACCATGCAAAAGAAAGATCATCTGCAGTTATGGCAAGGTCTGCAAAATG acaaatttgatcaattttgggCCGTGAACCGACGTCTCATGGAGCGAATGTCTGGCGAGGAAGGATTCAAGGCTATTCCGGTACGCATTTATCGTGGCGATCAGATGATTCTCCAGAAATTGTACAAAACCATTGGGCCGGAGCGGAAGAAGCGGACTCTCCAGGATCTCTTAGATGAAGCTTTCCCCGATGAGGATAACAGCGACGCTC GTTGCTAA